In Pseudomonas flavescens, the sequence TTGCTGCCCGCTTCCGGCTCCATGATGCACAGGTCGGTGATGATCGCGACCGGGCCGTCGCCCGGCAGGCCGAGGCGCTTGCGGTGATCGCCACCCTCGCCATGGCCCACCGACGTGATGAACGCCAGCTTGTCGACGAAGGTGCGATGACCCTGCTTGAGGATGATCAGCACCTTCTTGGCGCTGCCAGCGATTTCCGGCGCGCCACCGGCACCCGGCAGACGCACTTTCGGCGCATGGTAATCACCGATCACCGTGGTGTTGATATTGCCGAACTTGTCGACCTGGGCCGCGCCGAGGAAGCCGACATCGATACGACCGCCCTGCAGCCAGTAGCGAAAGATCTCGCCGGTCGGCACCACGGTATCGGCCGTCTCGGCCAGCTCACCATCACCGATGGACAGCGGCAGCACGGTGGGCTTGGCGCCGATCGGGCCGGATTCGTAGATCAGTACCACTTCCGGGGCGTGGGTCAGACGCGCCAGGTTGGCCGCCTTGGACGGCAAACCGATGCCGACGAAGCAGACGCTGCCATTGCCGAGGCGGCGCGCGGCGGCCACGGTCATCATTTCATTGGTGTTGAACTCGCTCATCACTTGGCCTCCCCGTTAACCTTCGCCTGGTACTGCGCAAAATCCTCGGTGCCACGGATGTATTCATCGATCCAGGCAGTGAAGGTTTCACGGTCGCGGGCGATGGGATCCCAGGCCTGGTAGAAGCGGTTGTCACGCTCGTAATAGCCATGGGCATAGGATGGATGAGCACCGCCCGGCACCACACAGACGGCAGTCAGTGCCCAGGTCGGCAGTACGCAGGCGTTCATCGGTGCTTGCAGGTCGTCGACGATTTCCTCGACGGTGACGATGCAACGCTTGGCAGCCAGAGCGGCCTCCTTCTGCACACCGAGAATGCCCTGAATCAGCACGTTGCCCTTGCGGTCGGCCTTCTGCGCGTGGATGACGGTGACGTCAGGACGCACGCTCGGTACGGTAGCCAGGCTCTCGCCGGTGTACGGGCATTCGATGAACTTGATTTCCGGGTTGACCTTGACCAGGTCCGAGCCCTGATAGCCGCGCAGCACGGCGAACGGCAGATTGGATGCGCCAGCGACGTAGGCGTTGGCCATCGCCGCGTGGCTGTGCTCGCTGATTTCCAGCTTGTGCGGCCAGTGCTTCTCGACCGCGTCGCGCAGACGGTGCAGGGAGCCGACACCGGGGTTGCCACCCCAGGAGAAAATCAGACGCTTGGCGCAACCCGCACCGATCAGCAGGTCATAGACCAGATCCGGTGTCATGCGCACCAGCGTCAGGTCTTTCTTGCCCTGACGGATCAGTTCATGGGAAGCCGCAGTGGGAATCAGATGGGTGAAGCCTTCGAGGGCGATGGTGTCACCGTCGTGAACGAAGCGCTCAACCGCCTCGCGCAGGGAGAGAATTTCAGCCATGGTCGTTCTCGTCTTATTGCTCTGGAAACCGTGGGGCGGCTATTGCGCCGTGTGAGTACAAGGTACCCAGCCCATAGCGAGCTAACAATCCGATAATCGATTATTTGTTCGATAATCGAACAATGCTTGAACCGCTCTCCCTTCCCGCCCGACACCCGCCAGCCGCATCATCCATGGGCCTGCACGGCGTATCCACACAGCCCTCAGCTTCGGGCCTACATGCCAAACACAATTACCCCCTGTGCAGGGGGTAATCCAGGCTTGCCAGGTTCAGAACCGGGCCTGACAGAGCAGCCCTCAGGCCTCCAGCGCCCTCACCCGCTCGTGGCGTTGCTGGGCCTTGGGCTCAGCGGTGGATTGCAAGGTGAAATCGAATTCGATTTCGGCGAAGCGTCCTGCCACCCCGTGGGCACTGGCACGCGCCGCATCCTCGAAGAAATCGATCTTCGCAATCAGCTCATCGCGGGTGGCGTAGGCGAAGTCATCGTGCAGGTACTTGTCGCCATCCAGATTGATCTGGGTAG encodes:
- a CDS encoding CoA-transferase subunit beta; amino-acid sequence: MSEFNTNEMMTVAAARRLGNGSVCFVGIGLPSKAANLARLTHAPEVVLIYESGPIGAKPTVLPLSIGDGELAETADTVVPTGEIFRYWLQGGRIDVGFLGAAQVDKFGNINTTVIGDYHAPKVRLPGAGGAPEIAGSAKKVLIILKQGHRTFVDKLAFITSVGHGEGGDHRKRLGLPGDGPVAIITDLCIMEPEAGSNEFIVTSLHPGVSREQVVENTGWQIRFADNVTTTEAPKAEELAALRDLEARTAAAHGQKGSDE
- a CDS encoding CoA transferase subunit A translates to MAEILSLREAVERFVHDGDTIALEGFTHLIPTAASHELIRQGKKDLTLVRMTPDLVYDLLIGAGCAKRLIFSWGGNPGVGSLHRLRDAVEKHWPHKLEISEHSHAAMANAYVAGASNLPFAVLRGYQGSDLVKVNPEIKFIECPYTGESLATVPSVRPDVTVIHAQKADRKGNVLIQGILGVQKEAALAAKRCIVTVEEIVDDLQAPMNACVLPTWALTAVCVVPGGAHPSYAHGYYERDNRFYQAWDPIARDRETFTAWIDEYIRGTEDFAQYQAKVNGEAK